A part of Brassica rapa cultivar Chiifu-401-42 chromosome A05, CAAS_Brap_v3.01, whole genome shotgun sequence genomic DNA contains:
- the LOC103868825 gene encoding probable LRR receptor-like serine/threonine-protein kinase At1g29720 isoform X1, which produces MSVVFSSFLLFFTIIIKSADSSALHKDELKALGEIANTLGIKTLNLRNGDPCHLGILKFDDAQNPEGTNSIICDCTFNDSTTCHITELKLKTLSLPGKLPPELVKLQYLQSIDFCRNYLSGTIPMEWASLPYFSSMSLCANHLTGPLPAGLQNFKSLTFLGIEANQFSGPIPDELGSMTNLTKLHLASNQFNGSLPITLARLVNLKDFRVSDNNFSGTIPAYIGNWFGVQRLRHIHASGLKGPIPEAVARLKNLNELRISDTTGINVFPILSSGAIQTLTLRNVGLSGPIPSYIWSMPNLKNLDLSFNKLTGGVQELEKAPANTYLTGNMLSGNVGSALSIYEEANIDISYNNFSWSSTCKDKSNINTFRSSYLKNNLIGLLPCAGPMNCKRFVDQRSLHINCGGESTTVTNTSGKITYEADNSETKSVTNQHFQNWGISNTGLLSNDIYTISTSLTLPGGSPDFYKTARRSAISLVYYAFCLENGAYNVKLHFMEIQFTDEKLYSRLGRRIFDVYIQGELFLRDFNIKEEANGTLKPVVKEVSLNVTDHVLEIQLYWAGKGTTLIPERGNYGPLISAISLCHSSREPQCGAEITKHHTKNTLIFGVTGAVVAITILAFGLYALKRCRGDKNTTERDLKAQGLQTVCFTWRQLQTATNNFDQANKLGEGGFGTVFKGELSDGTIIAVKQLSSNSCQGNREFVNEIGMISGLNHPNLVKLYGCCVEKNQLLLVYEYMENNSLALALYGNNSQTLDWETRQKICVGIARGLEFLHEGSMIRMVHRDIKTTNVLLDADLNAKISDFGLARLHEEEHSHISTKIAGTIGYMAPEYALWGQLTEKADVYSFGVVAMEIVSGKSNVKPQGNDDHVSLINWALALHQTGDAMEVVDPVLQGDFNSKEAVRMIKVALVCTNSSPALRPTMLEAVQMLEGEMEITPVMSDHGLYEHNLSISKMRVTTTIGSSSTSGVTNQTETTMKSDASGCDLYPLYPESMILNSTSDLSSSSL; this is translated from the exons ATGTCGGTCGTCTTTTCaagttttcttttgttcttcaCCATTATCATAAAGTCGGCCGATTCATCAGCTCTTCACAAAGATGAAT TAAAAGCGCTTGGAGAGATAGCTAATACACTTGGTATCAAGACACTGAACCTACGGAACGGAGATCCTTGCCATTTAGGAATCCTTAAGTTTGATGATGCTCAGAATCCGGAGGGCACGAACAGCATTATTTGTGACTGTACCTTCAACGACAGCACGACATGCCATATTACAGAGTT GAAACTCAAGACCCTCAGTCTTCCTGGAAAACTTCCACCTGAGTTAGTCAAACTTCAGTATCTGCAATCTAT AGATTTTTGCAGAAATTACCTTTCAGGAACAATCCCAATGGAGTGGGCTTCTTTGCCATACTTTTCTTCCAT GTCGCTCTGCGCGAATCATTTGACTGGGCCTTTACCAGCTGGTTTACAAAACTTTAAGAGTCTGACGTTCCT AGGAATTGAAGCCAACCAGTTCTCTGGTCCAATTCCTGATGAGCTTGGTAGTATGACCAACCTAACAAAACT GCATCTTGCATCCAATCAATTTAATGGAAGCTTGCCAATCACTCTAGCTAGACTGGTGAACCTTAAGGATTT TAGGGTAAGTGATAATAACTTCAGTGGTACCATCCCTGCATATATTGGCAACTGGTTTGGGGTTCAAAGGCT CAGACATATACATGCAAGTGGACTGAAAGGGCCTATTCCTGAAGCAGTTGCCCGGTTAAAAAATCTTAATGAACT GAGAATTAGTGATACGACTGGGATAAACGTATTTCCAATTCTATCCAGCGGAGCCATCCAAACCCT GACTTTGAGGAATGTGGGTTTGTCTGGTCCAATTCCATCTTACATCTGGAGTATGCCAAACCTAAAGAATCT TGATCTATCTTTTAACAAGTTGACTGGTGGAGTTCAAGAACTAGAAAAAGCACCCGCAAATAC CTATTTGACTGGAAACATGCTTTCGGGAAACGTTGGATCTGCTCTGTCAATCTACGAAGAAGCCAATAT TGATATCTCTTACAACAATTTCTCATGGTCTTCTACCTGCAAGGACAAAAG TAACATTAACACATTCCGGAGCTCATATTTGAAGAACAATTT AATTGGACTTCTTCCGTGCGCTGGTCCAATGAACTGCAAGAGAT TTGTAGATCAGCGCTCACTACATATAAATTGTGGTGGAGAAAGTACAACGGTTACAAACACTTCGGGTAAAATCACTTATGAAGCTGATAACAGTGAAACAAAATCCGTGACAAATCAACACTTTCAAAACTGGGGAATCAGTAACACAGGTCTGTTGTCGAATGACATATACACCATTTCCACTAGTTTAACTCTACCTGGAGGCTCCCCTGATTTTTATAAGACTGCACGTCGATCTGCTATTTCTCTGGTTTACTATGCGTTTTGTTTGGAAAATGGAGCCTACAATGTGAAACTCCATTTTATGGAGATTCAGTTTACAGACGAAAAACTATACAGTCGTCTAGGCAGACGCATATTTGACGTCTATATTCAG GGAGAATTGTTTTTAAGGGATTTTAACATAAAAGAGGAGGCTAATGGAACTCTAAAACCTGTTGTGAAAGAAGTGAGCTTGAACGTGACCGACCATGTGTTAGAGATTCAGTTATATTGGGCAGGGAAAGGGACAACTCTCATTCCCGAAAGAGGAAATTATGGTCCTCTTATATCTGCAATCTCTTTGTGTCACAGTA GCCGGGAGCCACAATGTGGAG CGGAGATAACAAAGCACCACACTAAGAATACACTAATTTTTGGGGTAACGGGTGCCGTTGTAGCAATTACTATCTTGGCTTTTGGGTTATATGCTTTGAAAAGATGTAGAGGAGACAAGAACACGACAGAAAGAG ATCTGAAAGCCCAAGGTTTGCAAACTGTTTGCTTTACGTGGAGACAATTACAAACTGCAACAAACAATTTTGATCAAGCCAACAAACTTGGAGAAGGAGGTTTTGGAACCGTATTCAAA GGAGAGCTGTCGGATGGAACTATCATAGCAGTCAAGCAGCTTTCTTCTAATTCATGCCAAGGAAACCGTGAATTTGTGAATGAGATAGGAATGATCTCAGGGTTGAACCATCCAAACCTTGTCAAGCTTTATGGATGTTGTGTCGAGAAGAATCAATTGCTACTCGTGTATGAATACATGGAAAACAATTCTCTTGCGCTTGCGTTGTATG GAAATAACTCTCAGACATTGGACTGGGAAACAAGACAAAAGATATGTGTAGGAATCGCAAGAGGGCTCGAATTCCTTCATGAAGGATCAATGATCAGAATGGTTCACCGTGACATAAAAACCACAAATGTCCTTCTAGACGCAGACCTAAATGCAAAGATATCTGACTTTGGATTGGCTAGGCTCCATGAAGAAGAACACAGTCACATTAGCACCAAAATTGCAGGAACCAT TGGATATATGGCTCCGGAATATGCACTATGGGGTCAATTAACAGAGAAAGCAGACGTGTACAGTTTCGGGGTTGTGGCAATGGAAATTGTTAGTGGGAAGAGTAATGTTAAACCGCAGGGAAATGATGATCATGTCTCGCTTATCAATTGG GCGCTGGCTCTACACCAGACAGGAGACGCAATGGAGGTTGTAGATCCAGTGCTCCAAGGTGATTTCAACAGTAAAGAAGCAGTAAGGATGATCAAAGTTGCTCTTGTCTGCACAAATTCATCACCTGCCTTAAGACCAACTATGTTAGAGGCCGTGCAAATGCTCGAGGGAGAGATGGAAATAACACCGGTAATGTCAGATCACGGTTTATATGAACACAACTTGAGCATCTCAAAGATGAGGGTCACTACTACAATTGGTAGCTCGAGCACGTCAGGTGTGACAAATCAAACAGAAACCACAATGAAATCTGATGCTTCTGGTTGTGATCTCTATCCACTATACCCTGAATCCATGATCCTGAACTCCACATCAGATCTTTCTTCCTCATCACTATAA
- the LOC103868825 gene encoding probable LRR receptor-like serine/threonine-protein kinase At1g29720 isoform X4, with product MSVVFSSFLLFFTIIIKSADSSALHKDELKALGEIANTLGIKTLNLRNGDPCHLGILKFDDAQNPEGTNSIICDCTFNDSTTCHITELKLKTLSLPGKLPPELVKLQYLQSIDFCRNYLSGTIPMEWASLPYFSSMSLCANHLTGPLPAGLQNFKSLTFLGIEANQFSGPIPDELGSMTNLTKLHLASNQFNGSLPITLARLVNLKDLVSDNNFSGTIPAYIGNWFGVQRLHIHASGLKGPIPEAVARLKNLNELRISDTTGINVFPILSSGAIQTLTLRNVGLSGPIPSYIWSMPNLKNLDLSFNKLTGGVQELEKAPANTYLTGNMLSGNVGSALSIYEEANIDISYNNFSWSSTCKDKSNINTFRSSYLKNNLIGLLPCAGPMNCKRFVDQRSLHINCGGESTTVTNTSGKITYEADNSETKSVTNQHFQNWGISNTGLLSNDIYTISTSLTLPGGSPDFYKTARRSAISLVYYAFCLENGAYNVKLHFMEIQFTDEKLYSRLGRRIFDVYIQGELFLRDFNIKEEANGTLKPVVKEVSLNVTDHVLEIQLYWAGKGTTLIPERGNYGPLISAISLCHSSREPQCGAEITKHHTKNTLIFGVTGAVVAITILAFGLYALKRCRGDKNTTERVDLKAQGLQTVCFTWRQLQTATNNFDQANKLGEGGFGTVFKGELSDGTIIAVKQLSSNSCQGNREFVNEIGMISGLNHPNLVKLYGCCVEKNQLLLVYEYMENNSLALALYGNNSQTLDWETRQKICVGIARGLEFLHEGSMIRMVHRDIKTTNVLLDADLNAKISDFGLARLHEEEHSHISTKIAGTIGYMAPEYALWGQLTEKADVYSFGVVAMEIVSGKSNVKPQGNDDHVSLINWALALHQTGDAMEVVDPVLQGDFNSKEAVRMIKVALVCTNSSPALRPTMLEAVQMLEGEMEITPVMSDHGLYEHNLSISKMRVTTTIGSSSTSGVTNQTETTMKSDASGCDLYPLYPESMILNSTSDLSSSSL from the exons ATGTCGGTCGTCTTTTCaagttttcttttgttcttcaCCATTATCATAAAGTCGGCCGATTCATCAGCTCTTCACAAAGATGAAT TAAAAGCGCTTGGAGAGATAGCTAATACACTTGGTATCAAGACACTGAACCTACGGAACGGAGATCCTTGCCATTTAGGAATCCTTAAGTTTGATGATGCTCAGAATCCGGAGGGCACGAACAGCATTATTTGTGACTGTACCTTCAACGACAGCACGACATGCCATATTACAGAGTT GAAACTCAAGACCCTCAGTCTTCCTGGAAAACTTCCACCTGAGTTAGTCAAACTTCAGTATCTGCAATCTAT AGATTTTTGCAGAAATTACCTTTCAGGAACAATCCCAATGGAGTGGGCTTCTTTGCCATACTTTTCTTCCAT GTCGCTCTGCGCGAATCATTTGACTGGGCCTTTACCAGCTGGTTTACAAAACTTTAAGAGTCTGACGTTCCT AGGAATTGAAGCCAACCAGTTCTCTGGTCCAATTCCTGATGAGCTTGGTAGTATGACCAACCTAACAAAACT GCATCTTGCATCCAATCAATTTAATGGAAGCTTGCCAATCACTCTAGCTAGACTGGTGAACCTTAAGGATTT GGTAAGTGATAATAACTTCAGTGGTACCATCCCTGCATATATTGGCAACTGGTTTGGGGTTCAAAGGCT ACATATACATGCAAGTGGACTGAAAGGGCCTATTCCTGAAGCAGTTGCCCGGTTAAAAAATCTTAATGAACT GAGAATTAGTGATACGACTGGGATAAACGTATTTCCAATTCTATCCAGCGGAGCCATCCAAACCCT GACTTTGAGGAATGTGGGTTTGTCTGGTCCAATTCCATCTTACATCTGGAGTATGCCAAACCTAAAGAATCT TGATCTATCTTTTAACAAGTTGACTGGTGGAGTTCAAGAACTAGAAAAAGCACCCGCAAATAC CTATTTGACTGGAAACATGCTTTCGGGAAACGTTGGATCTGCTCTGTCAATCTACGAAGAAGCCAATAT TGATATCTCTTACAACAATTTCTCATGGTCTTCTACCTGCAAGGACAAAAG TAACATTAACACATTCCGGAGCTCATATTTGAAGAACAATTT AATTGGACTTCTTCCGTGCGCTGGTCCAATGAACTGCAAGAGAT TTGTAGATCAGCGCTCACTACATATAAATTGTGGTGGAGAAAGTACAACGGTTACAAACACTTCGGGTAAAATCACTTATGAAGCTGATAACAGTGAAACAAAATCCGTGACAAATCAACACTTTCAAAACTGGGGAATCAGTAACACAGGTCTGTTGTCGAATGACATATACACCATTTCCACTAGTTTAACTCTACCTGGAGGCTCCCCTGATTTTTATAAGACTGCACGTCGATCTGCTATTTCTCTGGTTTACTATGCGTTTTGTTTGGAAAATGGAGCCTACAATGTGAAACTCCATTTTATGGAGATTCAGTTTACAGACGAAAAACTATACAGTCGTCTAGGCAGACGCATATTTGACGTCTATATTCAG GGAGAATTGTTTTTAAGGGATTTTAACATAAAAGAGGAGGCTAATGGAACTCTAAAACCTGTTGTGAAAGAAGTGAGCTTGAACGTGACCGACCATGTGTTAGAGATTCAGTTATATTGGGCAGGGAAAGGGACAACTCTCATTCCCGAAAGAGGAAATTATGGTCCTCTTATATCTGCAATCTCTTTGTGTCACAGTA GCCGGGAGCCACAATGTGGAG CGGAGATAACAAAGCACCACACTAAGAATACACTAATTTTTGGGGTAACGGGTGCCGTTGTAGCAATTACTATCTTGGCTTTTGGGTTATATGCTTTGAAAAGATGTAGAGGAGACAAGAACACGACAGAAAGAG TAGATCTGAAAGCCCAAGGTTTGCAAACTGTTTGCTTTACGTGGAGACAATTACAAACTGCAACAAACAATTTTGATCAAGCCAACAAACTTGGAGAAGGAGGTTTTGGAACCGTATTCAAA GGAGAGCTGTCGGATGGAACTATCATAGCAGTCAAGCAGCTTTCTTCTAATTCATGCCAAGGAAACCGTGAATTTGTGAATGAGATAGGAATGATCTCAGGGTTGAACCATCCAAACCTTGTCAAGCTTTATGGATGTTGTGTCGAGAAGAATCAATTGCTACTCGTGTATGAATACATGGAAAACAATTCTCTTGCGCTTGCGTTGTATG GAAATAACTCTCAGACATTGGACTGGGAAACAAGACAAAAGATATGTGTAGGAATCGCAAGAGGGCTCGAATTCCTTCATGAAGGATCAATGATCAGAATGGTTCACCGTGACATAAAAACCACAAATGTCCTTCTAGACGCAGACCTAAATGCAAAGATATCTGACTTTGGATTGGCTAGGCTCCATGAAGAAGAACACAGTCACATTAGCACCAAAATTGCAGGAACCAT TGGATATATGGCTCCGGAATATGCACTATGGGGTCAATTAACAGAGAAAGCAGACGTGTACAGTTTCGGGGTTGTGGCAATGGAAATTGTTAGTGGGAAGAGTAATGTTAAACCGCAGGGAAATGATGATCATGTCTCGCTTATCAATTGG GCGCTGGCTCTACACCAGACAGGAGACGCAATGGAGGTTGTAGATCCAGTGCTCCAAGGTGATTTCAACAGTAAAGAAGCAGTAAGGATGATCAAAGTTGCTCTTGTCTGCACAAATTCATCACCTGCCTTAAGACCAACTATGTTAGAGGCCGTGCAAATGCTCGAGGGAGAGATGGAAATAACACCGGTAATGTCAGATCACGGTTTATATGAACACAACTTGAGCATCTCAAAGATGAGGGTCACTACTACAATTGGTAGCTCGAGCACGTCAGGTGTGACAAATCAAACAGAAACCACAATGAAATCTGATGCTTCTGGTTGTGATCTCTATCCACTATACCCTGAATCCATGATCCTGAACTCCACATCAGATCTTTCTTCCTCATCACTATAA
- the LOC103868825 gene encoding probable LRR receptor-like serine/threonine-protein kinase At1g29720 isoform X5, translated as MSVVFSSFLLFFTIIIKSADSSALHKDELKALGEIANTLGIKTLNLRNGDPCHLGILKFDDAQNPEGTNSIICDCTFNDSTTCHITELKLKTLSLPGKLPPELVKLQYLQSIDFCRNYLSGTIPMEWASLPYFSSMSLCANHLTGPLPAGLQNFKSLTFLGIEANQFSGPIPDELGSMTNLTKLHLASNQFNGSLPITLARLVNLKDFRVSDNNFSGTIPAYIGNWFGVQRLHIHASGLKGPIPEAVARLKNLNELRISDTTGINVFPILSSGAIQTLTLRNVGLSGPIPSYIWSMPNLKNLDLSFNKLTGGVQELEKAPANTYLTGNMLSGNVGSALSIYEEANIDISYNNFSWSSTCKDKSNINTFRSSYLKNNLIGLLPCAGPMNCKRYQRSLHINCGGESTTVTNTSGKITYEADNSETKSVTNQHFQNWGISNTGLLSNDIYTISTSLTLPGGSPDFYKTARRSAISLVYYAFCLENGAYNVKLHFMEIQFTDEKLYSRLGRRIFDVYIQGELFLRDFNIKEEANGTLKPVVKEVSLNVTDHVLEIQLYWAGKGTTLIPERGNYGPLISAISLCHSSREPQCGAEITKHHTKNTLIFGVTGAVVAITILAFGLYALKRCRGDKNTTERVDLKAQGLQTVCFTWRQLQTATNNFDQANKLGEGGFGTVFKGELSDGTIIAVKQLSSNSCQGNREFVNEIGMISGLNHPNLVKLYGCCVEKNQLLLVYEYMENNSLALALYGNNSQTLDWETRQKICVGIARGLEFLHEGSMIRMVHRDIKTTNVLLDADLNAKISDFGLARLHEEEHSHISTKIAGTIGYMAPEYALWGQLTEKADVYSFGVVAMEIVSGKSNVKPQGNDDHVSLINWALALHQTGDAMEVVDPVLQGDFNSKEAVRMIKVALVCTNSSPALRPTMLEAVQMLEGEMEITPVMSDHGLYEHNLSISKMRVTTTIGSSSTSGVTNQTETTMKSDASGCDLYPLYPESMILNSTSDLSSSSL; from the exons ATGTCGGTCGTCTTTTCaagttttcttttgttcttcaCCATTATCATAAAGTCGGCCGATTCATCAGCTCTTCACAAAGATGAAT TAAAAGCGCTTGGAGAGATAGCTAATACACTTGGTATCAAGACACTGAACCTACGGAACGGAGATCCTTGCCATTTAGGAATCCTTAAGTTTGATGATGCTCAGAATCCGGAGGGCACGAACAGCATTATTTGTGACTGTACCTTCAACGACAGCACGACATGCCATATTACAGAGTT GAAACTCAAGACCCTCAGTCTTCCTGGAAAACTTCCACCTGAGTTAGTCAAACTTCAGTATCTGCAATCTAT AGATTTTTGCAGAAATTACCTTTCAGGAACAATCCCAATGGAGTGGGCTTCTTTGCCATACTTTTCTTCCAT GTCGCTCTGCGCGAATCATTTGACTGGGCCTTTACCAGCTGGTTTACAAAACTTTAAGAGTCTGACGTTCCT AGGAATTGAAGCCAACCAGTTCTCTGGTCCAATTCCTGATGAGCTTGGTAGTATGACCAACCTAACAAAACT GCATCTTGCATCCAATCAATTTAATGGAAGCTTGCCAATCACTCTAGCTAGACTGGTGAACCTTAAGGATTT TAGGGTAAGTGATAATAACTTCAGTGGTACCATCCCTGCATATATTGGCAACTGGTTTGGGGTTCAAAGGCT ACATATACATGCAAGTGGACTGAAAGGGCCTATTCCTGAAGCAGTTGCCCGGTTAAAAAATCTTAATGAACT GAGAATTAGTGATACGACTGGGATAAACGTATTTCCAATTCTATCCAGCGGAGCCATCCAAACCCT GACTTTGAGGAATGTGGGTTTGTCTGGTCCAATTCCATCTTACATCTGGAGTATGCCAAACCTAAAGAATCT TGATCTATCTTTTAACAAGTTGACTGGTGGAGTTCAAGAACTAGAAAAAGCACCCGCAAATAC CTATTTGACTGGAAACATGCTTTCGGGAAACGTTGGATCTGCTCTGTCAATCTACGAAGAAGCCAATAT TGATATCTCTTACAACAATTTCTCATGGTCTTCTACCTGCAAGGACAAAAG TAACATTAACACATTCCGGAGCTCATATTTGAAGAACAATTT AATTGGACTTCTTCCGTGCGCTGGTCCAATGAACTGCAAGAGAT ATCAGCGCTCACTACATATAAATTGTGGTGGAGAAAGTACAACGGTTACAAACACTTCGGGTAAAATCACTTATGAAGCTGATAACAGTGAAACAAAATCCGTGACAAATCAACACTTTCAAAACTGGGGAATCAGTAACACAGGTCTGTTGTCGAATGACATATACACCATTTCCACTAGTTTAACTCTACCTGGAGGCTCCCCTGATTTTTATAAGACTGCACGTCGATCTGCTATTTCTCTGGTTTACTATGCGTTTTGTTTGGAAAATGGAGCCTACAATGTGAAACTCCATTTTATGGAGATTCAGTTTACAGACGAAAAACTATACAGTCGTCTAGGCAGACGCATATTTGACGTCTATATTCAG GGAGAATTGTTTTTAAGGGATTTTAACATAAAAGAGGAGGCTAATGGAACTCTAAAACCTGTTGTGAAAGAAGTGAGCTTGAACGTGACCGACCATGTGTTAGAGATTCAGTTATATTGGGCAGGGAAAGGGACAACTCTCATTCCCGAAAGAGGAAATTATGGTCCTCTTATATCTGCAATCTCTTTGTGTCACAGTA GCCGGGAGCCACAATGTGGAG CGGAGATAACAAAGCACCACACTAAGAATACACTAATTTTTGGGGTAACGGGTGCCGTTGTAGCAATTACTATCTTGGCTTTTGGGTTATATGCTTTGAAAAGATGTAGAGGAGACAAGAACACGACAGAAAGAG TAGATCTGAAAGCCCAAGGTTTGCAAACTGTTTGCTTTACGTGGAGACAATTACAAACTGCAACAAACAATTTTGATCAAGCCAACAAACTTGGAGAAGGAGGTTTTGGAACCGTATTCAAA GGAGAGCTGTCGGATGGAACTATCATAGCAGTCAAGCAGCTTTCTTCTAATTCATGCCAAGGAAACCGTGAATTTGTGAATGAGATAGGAATGATCTCAGGGTTGAACCATCCAAACCTTGTCAAGCTTTATGGATGTTGTGTCGAGAAGAATCAATTGCTACTCGTGTATGAATACATGGAAAACAATTCTCTTGCGCTTGCGTTGTATG GAAATAACTCTCAGACATTGGACTGGGAAACAAGACAAAAGATATGTGTAGGAATCGCAAGAGGGCTCGAATTCCTTCATGAAGGATCAATGATCAGAATGGTTCACCGTGACATAAAAACCACAAATGTCCTTCTAGACGCAGACCTAAATGCAAAGATATCTGACTTTGGATTGGCTAGGCTCCATGAAGAAGAACACAGTCACATTAGCACCAAAATTGCAGGAACCAT TGGATATATGGCTCCGGAATATGCACTATGGGGTCAATTAACAGAGAAAGCAGACGTGTACAGTTTCGGGGTTGTGGCAATGGAAATTGTTAGTGGGAAGAGTAATGTTAAACCGCAGGGAAATGATGATCATGTCTCGCTTATCAATTGG GCGCTGGCTCTACACCAGACAGGAGACGCAATGGAGGTTGTAGATCCAGTGCTCCAAGGTGATTTCAACAGTAAAGAAGCAGTAAGGATGATCAAAGTTGCTCTTGTCTGCACAAATTCATCACCTGCCTTAAGACCAACTATGTTAGAGGCCGTGCAAATGCTCGAGGGAGAGATGGAAATAACACCGGTAATGTCAGATCACGGTTTATATGAACACAACTTGAGCATCTCAAAGATGAGGGTCACTACTACAATTGGTAGCTCGAGCACGTCAGGTGTGACAAATCAAACAGAAACCACAATGAAATCTGATGCTTCTGGTTGTGATCTCTATCCACTATACCCTGAATCCATGATCCTGAACTCCACATCAGATCTTTCTTCCTCATCACTATAA